The following coding sequences lie in one Sorghum bicolor cultivar BTx623 chromosome 6, Sorghum_bicolor_NCBIv3, whole genome shotgun sequence genomic window:
- the LOC8060457 gene encoding nuclear poly(A) polymerase 4, with the protein MAMASSQPKQQMFGEPISLVGPTPADLEATAELEKVLREAGMYESPQESAVRAEVLRDLQGIVDRWVKQLTLKHGYPDAMVDEATALLLPFGSYRLGVHGGGSDIDALVVGPSFVDRDQDFFGVLAGALAEATEAVTDLQPVPGAHVPVMKLRFRGVQVDLVYASVNLPVVPRDLDLSDRAVLRGLDHVTARSMNGVRVADEILRLVPDAAAFRTALRCVKLWAKARGVYSNVSGFLGGVAWAILVARVCQLYPNAAPSMLVSRFFKVLSQWKWPTPVMLCDIEHDDELGLPVWDGRRNPRDRTHLMPVITPAYPCMNCTYNVSQATQRIIKEQIQAGHVACQEIAAGGDRGWGALFQPFPFFRTHKSYLQVDATVAGGEEELREWKGWVESRLRQLVAKVERDTFGELLCHQNPRAYDAEPHGLRCASSFFVGLSKPQQQRQQPSPPQGQQPQFDLRATADEFLQDVYTYRFWRPGLELAVKHVRRKDLPPYVMHKIRGPNIHELKRKRDDDDSSPSSPTLCSSSSASSCDDDSVRRPSSRARLHPT; encoded by the coding sequence ATGGCCATGGCTTCTTCCCAGCCGAAGCAGCAGATGTTCGGCGAGCCCATCTCTCTGGTTGGCCCGACGCCGGCCGACCTCGAGGCCACGGCGGAGCTGGAGAAGGTCCTGCGCGAAGCGGGAATGTACGAGAGCCCCCAGGAGTCGGCTGTCCGCGCCGAGGTGCTGCGCGACCTCCAGGGCATCGTCGACCGCTGGGTGAAGCAGCTCACGCTCAAGCATGGGTACCCCGACGCCATGGTCGACGAGGCCACCGCCCTGCTGCTCCCCTTCGGATCCTACCGCCTCGGCGTCCACGGCGGCGGCTCCGACATCGACGCGCTCGTCGTCGGTCCCTCCTTCGTGGACCGCGACCAAGACTTCTTCGGTGTGCTGGCCGGCGCGCTGGCCGAGGCGACGGAGGCCGTGACGGACCTGCAGCCCGtgcccggcgcgcacgtcccCGTCATGAAGCTTAGGTTCCGCGGCGTGCAGGTGGACCTCGTCTACGCCAGCGTCAACCTCCCCGTGGTGCCCCGGGACCTGGATCTGAGCGACCGCGCCGTGCTCCGCGGCCTGGACcacgtcaccgcccgcagcatgAACGGCGTGCGCGTGGCCGACGAGATCCTGCGGCTGGTCCCCGACGCCGCCGCGTTCCGCACGGCGCTGCGGTGCGTGAAGCTGTGGGCCAAGGCGCGGGGCGTCTACTCCAACGTGTCCGGCTTCCTCGGCGGCGTGGCCTGGGCCATCCTGGTGGCGCGCGTGTGCCAGCTCTACCCCAACGCCGCGCCCAGCATGCTGGTGTCGCGCTTCTTCAAGGTGCTCAGCCAGTGGAAGTGGCCCACCCCGGTGATGCTCTGCGACATCGAGCACGACGACGAGCTTGGCCTCCCCGTCTGGGACGGGCGGAGGAACCCGCGCGACCGGACGCACCTCATGCCTGTCATCACGCCGGCGTACCCGTGCATGAACTGCACCTACAACGTCTCGCAGGCCACCCAGCGGATCATCAAGGAGCAGATCCAGGCCGGCCACGTCGCGTGCCAGGAGatcgccgccggcggcgaccgCGGCTGGGGCGCGCTGTTCCAGCCGTTCCCGTTCTTCAGGACGCACAAGAGCTACCTGCAGGTGGACGCGACGGTGGCGGGCGGCGAAGAAGAGCTCCGGGAGTGGAAGGGGTGGGTGGAGTCGCGGCTGCGGCAGCTGGTGGCCAAGGTCGAGAGGGACACGTTCGGCGAGCTGCTGTGCCATCAGAACCCGCGCGCCTACGACGCCGAGCCACACGGCTTGCGGTGCGCGTCGTCCTTCTTCGTGGGCTTGTCGAAGCCACAGCAGCAGCGACAGCAGCCATCCCCGCCGCAAGGGCAGCAGCCGCAGTTTGACCTCCGTGCGACGGCGGACGAGTTCCTGCAGGACGTCTACACGTACAGGTTCTGGAGGCCCGGCTTGGAGTTGGCCGTCAAGCACGTCCGGCGGAAGGACCTGCCGCCATACGTGATGCACAA